A window of Aerococcus urinae contains these coding sequences:
- a CDS encoding DNA/RNA non-specific endonuclease has protein sequence MSWLLAILVVVLLVLSAFVLPKNLFKKKISKREQKIISSLFVLGLVALALYLEPSQTGDLGGEESQSQTSSSSQEDKASGQAESPFPKESQAHPSARPSDEEVQALREEIHHSIPQVPEGQTFLVINNNVPLFTTSELELTTAYANYGDLDFLQRVTGAWGLLGVELMPDDAREPLTSVTPTGWRQRSYVNIPGGWLYNRCHLIGYQLTGENANSKNLMTGTRWFNTEGMLPIENYVAAYLEETKNHVRYRVTPVFNQFNQLASGVYMEGYSIEDQGQVQFHIFIPNRQPGISIDYLTGESQGPAGPQASGDLSS, from the coding sequence ATGTCCTGGTTGCTAGCCATTCTGGTGGTCGTTTTACTAGTGTTGTCCGCCTTTGTGCTACCTAAAAACTTATTCAAGAAAAAAATCTCAAAAAGAGAACAAAAAATTATTTCTAGTCTCTTTGTCTTGGGCCTAGTGGCTCTGGCCCTCTACCTGGAGCCTAGTCAGACAGGTGATTTGGGAGGGGAAGAGAGCCAGTCTCAAACCTCCTCGTCAAGTCAGGAAGATAAAGCGTCTGGCCAAGCGGAAAGCCCCTTTCCCAAAGAAAGTCAGGCTCATCCTAGTGCCCGCCCCAGTGATGAGGAAGTCCAAGCCCTGCGCGAAGAAATTCATCACAGCATCCCCCAAGTGCCAGAGGGGCAGACTTTTCTGGTAATAAATAATAATGTCCCCCTCTTCACCACTAGTGAATTGGAACTGACCACTGCCTATGCCAACTACGGGGACTTAGATTTCTTGCAGCGGGTGACTGGGGCTTGGGGCCTTTTGGGGGTGGAACTCATGCCCGATGATGCCCGCGAGCCCTTGACCAGTGTGACGCCTACTGGTTGGCGGCAAAGGTCCTACGTCAATATTCCAGGCGGCTGGCTCTATAACCGCTGCCATTTGATCGGCTATCAGCTAACGGGTGAGAACGCCAATTCCAAGAATTTGATGACGGGAACGCGCTGGTTTAATACTGAAGGCATGCTGCCAATTGAAAACTATGTGGCGGCCTATCTTGAAGAGACAAAAAACCATGTCAGATACCGGGTGACGCCAGTCTTTAACCAATTTAATCAATTGGCTTCTGGGGTTTATATGGAAGGCTATTCCATTGAAGACCAGGGCCAAGTCCAGTTCCATATCTTTATCCCTAACCGCCAACCTGGGATTTCCATTGATTACCTGACTGGTGAGAGTCAAGGCCCCGCTGGACCGCAAGCAAGTGGGGACTTAAGCTCCTAA
- a CDS encoding glycosyltransferase family 2 protein, which translates to MQEFAVIIPAYKPTQDLVPYVDQLLQAGVPQVVVVNDGSPEDCQAIFDQVAERDRVDVLTHLINRGKGTALKTAFDFELKHGQDYKGFVTADADGQHTVKDVLNIGKALVDHPDVSFVLGKRDFDQDQVPFLSRLGNKTTTRLFDWLFGYWITDTQTGLRGINAKELLWLIDLPGSKFEYEMNMLIVMAKRELPYLEETIETVYEEDRTTHYHPFRDSWRIAKVLIDGKRSGEDELI; encoded by the coding sequence ATGCAAGAATTTGCGGTTATCATTCCAGCCTATAAACCTACCCAAGACTTGGTCCCCTATGTCGACCAATTGCTCCAAGCCGGCGTCCCGCAAGTAGTGGTCGTTAACGATGGAAGCCCGGAAGACTGCCAAGCCATCTTCGACCAAGTCGCTGAACGGGACCGGGTAGACGTTTTGACCCATCTTATTAATCGTGGCAAGGGGACTGCCCTAAAGACCGCTTTTGATTTTGAATTGAAACATGGTCAAGACTATAAGGGCTTTGTCACTGCGGATGCGGATGGCCAACATACCGTCAAAGATGTCTTAAACATTGGAAAAGCGCTAGTAGACCACCCGGATGTCTCCTTTGTCTTGGGCAAGCGGGATTTTGACCAAGACCAGGTGCCCTTTTTGAGCCGCTTAGGTAATAAAACCACGACCCGCCTCTTTGACTGGCTCTTTGGTTACTGGATTACCGATACCCAAACTGGTTTACGGGGGATCAATGCTAAAGAATTGCTTTGGTTGATTGATTTACCTGGGTCGAAGTTCGAGTATGAAATGAATATGTTGATCGTGATGGCGAAGCGGGAACTTCCCTACTTAGAAGAGACCATTGAAACGGTCTATGAAGAGGACCGGACCACTCACTACCATCCTTTTCGCGATAGCTGGCGGATTGCCAAGGTGCTCATTGATGGCAAGCGGTCGGGTGAGGATGAATTGATTTAG
- a CDS encoding threonine/serine exporter family protein — MQERTTKQTPTMQKKILETALLAGQIMCESNAESYRVEDTMNRILTYSKASYAVAVSFSTSIYAILDDPNYASGGFAGIKRITSRSNNLNKISKVNTVSRALLGGKISMDEAYQELTIIRQASNQYSTWVSSLGIIGLALSFSILFEGGLEEFIASGINGVILSMMTILTDKYYINHALSNVIQSLVVTLAAYLMLFHLFPEMNVATVIVATLMPMVPGTAITNSLRDIFREDYIAGSARAMEAFFEALMIAIGSVVGLAILGGLSHV; from the coding sequence TTGCAAGAAAGAACCACTAAGCAAACACCAACGATGCAAAAGAAGATTCTAGAAACTGCTCTCTTAGCCGGGCAGATCATGTGTGAAAGTAATGCGGAGTCTTACCGGGTGGAGGATACCATGAACCGGATTTTAACCTATTCCAAGGCCTCCTATGCCGTTGCGGTCTCATTCTCTACCAGTATTTATGCCATTCTAGATGATCCTAATTATGCCAGTGGGGGGTTTGCTGGGATCAAGCGGATTACCTCCCGATCCAACAACCTCAATAAGATCTCCAAGGTGAATACCGTTTCCCGGGCCTTGCTTGGTGGCAAGATCAGCATGGATGAAGCCTACCAAGAGCTCACGATCATCCGCCAGGCCTCCAATCAATATTCAACCTGGGTATCTTCCTTGGGGATTATTGGCTTAGCTTTGAGTTTTTCGATTTTATTTGAAGGTGGGCTGGAAGAATTTATCGCTTCCGGAATAAATGGAGTGATCCTCTCCATGATGACCATCCTGACTGATAAGTATTACATCAACCATGCTCTCTCCAATGTGATCCAGTCCTTGGTAGTTACTTTGGCGGCTTATTTAATGCTCTTCCATCTCTTCCCAGAAATGAATGTGGCCACCGTTATTGTGGCTACCCTTATGCCCATGGTACCGGGGACGGCGATTACTAACTCCTTGCGGGATATTTTCCGGGAAGATTATATTGCGGGGTCGGCACGGGCCATGGAGGCCTTCTTTGAAGCCTTGATGATTGCCATTGGTTCCGTGGTCGGCTTAGCGATTTTAGGGGGGTTATCACATGTCTAA
- a CDS encoding cysteine hydrolase family protein has protein sequence MKRALINVDYTNDFVASDGSLTCGEPAQAIEGAISQLSEEFIQAGDFLVFAIDAHHKGDPYHPETKLFPPHNIVGSHGQDLYGQLAQVYDDNKENSQVYYMPKTRYSAFAGTDLLIKLRERHIEELHIVGVCTDICVLHTAIDAYNLGFKIVIHKDCVASFNPQGHEWALNHFKTCLNAEVI, from the coding sequence ATGAAGAGAGCCTTAATTAACGTCGACTATACTAATGATTTTGTGGCGAGTGATGGTAGCCTGACTTGCGGAGAACCCGCCCAAGCCATTGAAGGGGCGATAAGTCAGCTCAGTGAAGAATTTATCCAAGCGGGAGACTTCCTCGTCTTTGCCATTGATGCCCACCATAAGGGCGACCCCTACCATCCAGAAACCAAGCTCTTCCCACCCCATAATATCGTGGGTAGCCACGGTCAAGACCTCTATGGGCAATTAGCTCAGGTCTATGACGACAACAAGGAAAATAGCCAGGTTTACTACATGCCAAAAACCCGCTATTCCGCCTTTGCGGGAACCGATTTATTGATCAAATTACGGGAACGCCATATTGAAGAGTTGCATATTGTGGGAGTCTGCACCGATATCTGTGTCCTCCATACCGCCATTGATGCTTATAATTTAGGCTTCAAGATCGTTATCCATAAGGACTGCGTGGCCAGCTTCAACCCTCAAGGACATGAATGGGCCCTCAACCATTTCAAAACTTGCTTGAATGCTGAAGTGATTTAA
- a CDS encoding YoaK family protein, translating into MKKTQKLAEKLFFSCLLTMSSGGQTAYSYLNHKGVFAGFQSGNLIRMAVNLGQGHFADLPPYFVSIIFFMIGTVLTRILHFHYDDPSHEIRRNALVLIISFLAMAVVAWISQTGHHLLATAFLTISTAAQFEEFRSLEGTNYTPTMMSGNFKRLTENLFDYFLYPNATVKASAKSNIFYFIAIILSYFTGVLAISLGQNWLGIWTIFIPMTLTALGICILFLQAYTNHSQA; encoded by the coding sequence ATGAAAAAAACACAAAAACTGGCTGAAAAGCTGTTCTTTTCCTGTTTACTGACCATGTCTAGCGGGGGACAAACAGCTTATTCTTATCTCAACCATAAGGGGGTTTTTGCTGGTTTTCAAAGTGGTAACCTCATCCGCATGGCAGTCAACTTGGGACAGGGGCATTTTGCTGACCTACCACCCTATTTCGTCTCGATTATTTTCTTCATGATCGGCACTGTCCTGACCCGCATCCTTCATTTTCATTATGATGATCCCTCTCACGAAATTAGACGCAATGCCCTGGTCTTGATTATTTCCTTTTTAGCCATGGCTGTTGTGGCCTGGATTAGTCAAACTGGTCACCACCTGCTCGCTACGGCTTTCCTGACCATTTCGACCGCCGCCCAATTTGAGGAATTTCGCTCGCTGGAAGGAACTAACTATACCCCGACCATGATGTCGGGAAATTTCAAACGCCTCACCGAAAATCTCTTCGACTACTTTCTCTATCCCAACGCCACCGTCAAGGCCAGCGCCAAAAGTAATATTTTTTATTTTATCGCTATTATTCTCTCCTACTTTACCGGCGTCTTAGCCATCAGTCTAGGCCAAAACTGGCTGGGCATCTGGACCATATTCATTCCTATGACACTCACCGCCCTAGGCATCTGCATCCTCTTCCTCCAGGCCTACACCAACCATAGCCAGGCCTAA